One Yoonia sp. BS5-3 genomic window carries:
- a CDS encoding glycosyltransferase family 2 protein — MPVFSIVMPCFNAAETILQTLESIRAQTCQEWELICVDDGSTDLTRDLIADAAKHDRRIRLAYNPGKGPSAARNFGATHLASGTYIAFCDADDLWTTDKLAETQSIFSTLEVDATFGKIGFFQDDPNLAQVFSTVPTIPLSIQMLLGENPVCTMSNITIRRRSWAAFGGFDPAVVHNEDLEWLIRIVGQGGIIQGNQNLQVWYRSSPNGLSADLPAMQSGRAHAIRTAQGFGVAVSNAAEAIHKRYLVRRALRLGHDRTWAAKIACAGFLQSPKGFMSPPRRGVLTLAAALLNLGLPRYISRAFFSH; from the coding sequence ATGCCTGTATTTTCTATCGTGATGCCGTGCTTCAATGCGGCGGAAACCATTCTTCAGACTTTGGAGAGCATTCGCGCGCAAACCTGTCAAGAGTGGGAACTGATCTGCGTGGATGATGGATCAACGGATCTGACGCGCGATTTGATCGCGGATGCCGCCAAGCATGATCGGAGGATCAGGCTGGCCTATAACCCGGGGAAGGGGCCTAGCGCCGCCCGGAACTTTGGTGCGACACATCTTGCTAGCGGCACTTACATTGCTTTTTGCGATGCTGACGATCTTTGGACAACTGATAAGCTTGCTGAAACACAAAGTATTTTCAGCACTCTGGAGGTTGATGCGACTTTCGGAAAAATTGGATTTTTCCAGGATGATCCCAATCTGGCGCAGGTATTCTCAACGGTCCCGACTATACCGCTAAGCATTCAGATGCTTCTGGGCGAAAACCCGGTCTGCACAATGTCCAACATCACCATCCGGCGTAGAAGTTGGGCTGCATTTGGCGGTTTTGATCCGGCTGTGGTGCATAACGAGGATCTGGAATGGCTGATCCGCATTGTCGGGCAAGGCGGCATCATCCAAGGAAACCAAAACTTGCAAGTCTGGTATCGCAGCAGCCCTAACGGCCTGTCAGCTGATCTGCCAGCGATGCAAAGCGGTCGGGCACATGCAATTCGGACGGCGCAAGGCTTTGGTGTCGCGGTTTCAAACGCGGCCGAAGCGATCCATAAAAGATATCTGGTCCGGCGGGCTTTGCGCCTGGGGCATGATCGGACCTGGGCGGCTAAGATCGCTTGCGCCGGTTTTCTGCAAAGCCCCAAAGGTTTCATGTCGCCGCCCCGGCGCGGTGTTCTGACACTAGCTGCCGCGCTGCTCAATCTTGGTTTGCCGCGGTACATTTCACGCGCGTTTTTCTCACATTAA
- a CDS encoding ATP-binding protein: protein MAAPRAKQWLSIGYVALAGIPLLGIVFFLAFSVAQDLENLGSAHSDNVQWTLSQTEVEFLEFSKQLSLSADGDATDLQRLRRRFDVFYSRINILESATVYRPLMENEIYAEALTALRAFLDETVPLIDAGDDVLRAGLPALEASAASNRSAARTVANAALEFFAREADQRRRDFAQTLIKLASFVAVLIAALAITVFYLRRLNLQRAAQQREAEEAAARMDTVIQTSLDGVIVANAKGQVLAFNTAAETIFGHKSDDVLGQKLGPLIVPGHLLDAHEAGMARMRAGGEKRVVGKGRVQLEAKHKAGTTFPVELAIQTAETTEGTIFIAFLRDISVAVAAEKDLTAARDQALAADRLKTEFLATMSHEIRTPLNGLLGNLSLLLDTRLNPNQLRYTRNMETSGDLLLQHISDVLDLSRYDVGHTELRSEPLNIASIVQSIVDSQAGLAANNNTTIEWGWVGPPSHWVRSDRDALQHILLNLVGNAVKFTRDGKVVITVEVEKTSDDLANFVFRVQDTGQGMDADLQGRIFDDFVTGTVAYNRDVGGTGLGLGIVRRSVAALNGQIDVDSAPDMGSTFEVRLPLAITDAEPEQPQTEHSAKPLFGLHILIVEDNKINRMVAHEMLVADGHSVEEAHDGMAAVEMAGETPFDLILMDISMPVMDGRAATRAIRQGGGICADTPIIALTANAMASEQAAFLEDGMNSVLIKPLSQNALRQAIDDIAVNTIKADVIEPEAAHRNEMREILGEETYQIMVARFVAEVDELHTWLLSDPPPEPNEIAARCHKVAGSAGTFSVDAYRKALLAIEDAAKAVDLATMHDGIAAIEQVWQEVGVAP from the coding sequence ATGGCGGCCCCACGCGCAAAGCAATGGCTTAGCATCGGGTATGTCGCCCTGGCAGGCATCCCTCTTCTTGGGATTGTCTTCTTTTTGGCGTTTTCAGTTGCCCAGGATCTTGAAAACCTGGGCTCTGCCCATTCGGACAACGTGCAATGGACCCTATCACAGACAGAGGTTGAGTTTCTTGAGTTTTCGAAGCAATTAAGTCTATCGGCCGACGGCGACGCCACTGACCTGCAACGTCTGCGGCGGCGGTTTGATGTATTCTACAGTCGGATCAACATTCTCGAATCTGCAACTGTCTATCGGCCCCTCATGGAAAATGAGATCTATGCTGAGGCATTGACCGCCTTGCGGGCGTTCTTGGATGAAACGGTACCATTGATTGATGCGGGTGATGATGTGTTGCGGGCAGGGCTGCCCGCGCTTGAAGCCAGCGCGGCATCAAATAGATCTGCCGCACGAACGGTCGCTAATGCCGCGCTTGAGTTTTTTGCGCGCGAGGCGGATCAACGTCGCCGGGATTTTGCACAAACGCTGATCAAACTTGCCAGCTTTGTCGCTGTTCTGATTGCGGCGCTTGCCATCACGGTCTTCTATCTGCGGCGTTTGAACCTGCAACGCGCCGCGCAACAACGCGAGGCCGAAGAGGCCGCCGCGCGCATGGACACGGTGATTCAAACCTCGCTTGATGGGGTTATTGTGGCCAATGCGAAAGGGCAGGTTCTTGCTTTTAACACCGCAGCTGAAACGATTTTTGGCCATAAGTCGGATGATGTTTTGGGCCAAAAGCTCGGGCCATTGATTGTCCCGGGTCACCTGCTGGACGCGCATGAGGCTGGGATGGCGCGGATGCGTGCAGGTGGTGAAAAACGGGTGGTCGGCAAAGGACGGGTGCAGCTTGAGGCCAAGCACAAGGCGGGTACAACATTTCCTGTCGAATTAGCCATTCAAACCGCAGAAACGACAGAGGGGACGATCTTTATAGCGTTCTTGCGTGATATTTCGGTGGCGGTCGCCGCGGAGAAAGATCTGACAGCCGCGCGTGATCAGGCCTTGGCAGCTGATCGGCTAAAGACCGAATTTCTCGCCACGATGAGCCATGAAATTCGCACGCCACTGAACGGTTTGCTTGGAAATTTGAGCCTGCTTTTGGACACGAGGCTCAACCCCAATCAGTTGCGCTATACCCGAAATATGGAGACTTCAGGCGATCTGTTGCTGCAACATATAAGCGATGTGCTTGATCTATCTCGCTACGATGTTGGACACACCGAATTGCGGTCTGAGCCGCTGAACATTGCGTCAATAGTGCAGTCGATTGTCGATAGCCAGGCGGGTTTGGCGGCCAACAATAACACGACAATTGAATGGGGCTGGGTCGGCCCCCCATCGCATTGGGTGCGCTCTGATCGAGATGCGCTGCAGCATATTTTGCTCAATCTGGTGGGCAATGCCGTCAAATTCACCCGTGATGGCAAGGTCGTCATTACGGTCGAAGTTGAAAAGACTAGCGATGATCTGGCAAATTTTGTCTTTCGTGTCCAGGATACGGGGCAGGGGATGGATGCCGACCTACAGGGACGGATATTTGACGATTTCGTCACCGGCACAGTCGCCTATAACCGCGATGTCGGCGGCACTGGGCTTGGCCTTGGTATCGTGCGCCGCTCCGTTGCTGCTTTGAACGGGCAGATCGACGTGGACAGTGCCCCTGATATGGGCAGTACATTCGAAGTCAGGCTGCCGCTGGCCATTACGGATGCGGAACCCGAGCAACCACAAACCGAGCATTCGGCTAAGCCGCTGTTCGGTCTGCATATTTTGATTGTCGAGGACAATAAAATCAATCGGATGGTTGCCCATGAAATGCTTGTGGCCGACGGACATTCTGTTGAAGAAGCCCATGACGGCATGGCGGCGGTTGAGATGGCTGGGGAAACCCCATTTGATCTGATTTTGATGGATATTAGTATGCCTGTCATGGATGGGCGCGCGGCCACACGGGCAATCCGGCAAGGTGGTGGCATTTGCGCTGACACGCCGATCATCGCTTTAACGGCGAATGCAATGGCGTCGGAGCAAGCGGCATTTCTCGAGGACGGGATGAATAGCGTCCTGATCAAGCCGCTGTCGCAAAATGCTTTGCGGCAGGCTATTGACGATATTGCGGTGAATACGATCAAGGCCGATGTTATTGAACCAGAAGCTGCGCATCGCAACGAAATGCGTGAGATTTTGGGCGAAGAGACTTACCAAATCATGGTCGCGCGTTTTGTGGCTGAAGTCGATGAACTGCATACATGGCTGCTTAGCGATCCACCTCCAGAACCAAACGAGATCGCGGCGCGGTGTCACAAGGTTGCAGGAAGCGCAGGAACCTTTTCAGTAGATGCCTATCGCAAGGCATTGCTTGCCATCGAAGATGCGGCGAAGGCAGTGGACCTTGCAACCATGCATGACGGGATCGCTGCAATTGAACAGGTCTGGCAGGAGGTCGGCGTCGCACCCTAA
- a CDS encoding oligosaccharide flippase family protein, with protein MPWTTQTLAQNLIAYGASEVAAKASRLLVVIAVARTLELTEIGLAAAAFAAGDVLKAVTENGVGQRIIAASDDSLEKTCATAHRIFWVWCLALCALQVGIGAVIFASGGSAMLFALIAILAAEYLFMPAGLVQAALAMRTGKLKATAGIAGAQIVGANLISVLLVFMWPSAIALILPRLLAAPIWLIAMRRLHPWTRSAHAGFAPLGPFISFGWAVLGVEIVKALRLQSDKIIIGMMMGADALGLYFMAFNAGLSLSNAFSQAFSIVLFPHLSRAKDKAIALRQSMFLGLGLITPAVLLQSALAPHYVPILFGSGWDDVSAIVSVLCLVAIPTTLWAAASGLLRSEGRPQVEFIGTVGITLGLALSTICLVPFGLLAVATGYAITSFTLMSIASFPVILANRGHSFQRA; from the coding sequence ATGCCGTGGACCACTCAAACACTTGCGCAAAACCTGATCGCCTATGGGGCGTCTGAAGTCGCCGCCAAGGCGTCACGCCTGCTGGTTGTGATCGCGGTGGCGCGGACATTGGAACTGACTGAAATCGGGCTGGCCGCAGCTGCCTTCGCCGCGGGCGATGTCCTCAAGGCCGTGACTGAAAACGGCGTTGGCCAAAGAATTATCGCAGCATCAGATGACAGCTTAGAGAAAACATGTGCCACGGCCCATCGCATTTTTTGGGTTTGGTGCCTCGCGCTATGCGCTCTGCAGGTTGGCATTGGCGCGGTGATCTTTGCCTCCGGTGGCAGCGCAATGCTGTTTGCATTGATCGCCATTCTTGCCGCTGAGTATCTGTTTATGCCCGCAGGCCTGGTCCAGGCGGCGCTGGCCATGCGGACCGGAAAGCTGAAGGCGACAGCTGGGATTGCCGGGGCGCAAATCGTCGGTGCCAATCTGATTTCGGTGCTCCTTGTCTTCATGTGGCCCAGTGCAATTGCGCTGATCTTGCCACGGCTTCTGGCCGCACCGATTTGGCTGATCGCCATGCGGCGGCTGCACCCTTGGACACGCAGCGCGCATGCAGGTTTTGCGCCATTGGGGCCGTTCATCAGCTTCGGGTGGGCCGTACTTGGTGTTGAGATCGTCAAGGCGCTTCGCCTGCAATCGGATAAGATCATTATTGGGATGATGATGGGGGCCGACGCGCTGGGGCTCTATTTTATGGCCTTTAATGCGGGGCTAAGCCTCTCAAACGCGTTCTCACAGGCTTTCTCAATTGTGTTGTTCCCACATTTGAGCCGGGCAAAGGACAAGGCGATTGCGTTGCGCCAAAGTATGTTCCTTGGCTTGGGTTTGATCACCCCCGCGGTGTTATTGCAATCGGCCTTGGCACCGCACTATGTCCCGATCCTCTTTGGATCGGGTTGGGACGACGTGTCGGCTATCGTTTCTGTGCTGTGCCTTGTGGCTATTCCGACAACACTGTGGGCAGCAGCGTCTGGCTTGCTGCGCAGCGAGGGGCGGCCGCAGGTCGAATTTATCGGCACAGTTGGGATCACCCTTGGCCTGGCGCTTAGCACGATATGCCTGGTCCCGTTTGGTCTGTTGGCCGTGGCCACTGGCTACGCAATCACATCCTTCACCTTGATGTCAATCGCATCATTTCCCGTCATCCTGGCCAATCGCGGCCACAGCTTTCAAAGGGCTTGA
- a CDS encoding glycosyltransferase family 2 protein — MPIASIIVPSFNVSATLAETLTALFAQIYADFEIIVVDDGSSDDTISIAEGFADDPRLRIVRQPNRGLAGARNTGIAAAKGTYIGFCDADDLWEPTKLAAHVAHLNANPKVGVSYAGSQLMHDNGAPMKRAQKPRLTGISAAHILKRNPIGNGSAPVIRRTVFDDIAYRPKHEMMRDWFFDETFRQSEDIECWLRIALTTGWRFEGVGGLLTRYRINQGGLSAGTDKQLAAWERMIKKLTPLAPALFAEHAPIARAYQHRYLCRRAISDMDVGKAKFWAAAWLKTSKRTFIEEPRKSLETLLALGAMRIIGPNTLRGLSALRQVQS, encoded by the coding sequence ATGCCCATCGCCTCAATCATTGTACCCAGCTTCAACGTCAGCGCGACACTGGCCGAAACGCTCACCGCGCTATTTGCCCAGATTTACGCTGATTTTGAGATCATCGTCGTGGATGACGGATCATCTGACGATACGATTTCCATCGCCGAAGGCTTTGCAGATGATCCGCGCCTGCGCATCGTCAGGCAGCCTAATCGGGGCCTTGCCGGTGCCCGCAACACGGGGATCGCAGCGGCAAAGGGCACCTATATCGGTTTTTGCGACGCCGATGATCTGTGGGAGCCGACAAAGCTGGCCGCTCATGTCGCGCATCTAAACGCAAACCCAAAAGTTGGGGTCAGCTATGCGGGCTCACAACTGATGCATGATAATGGTGCGCCGATGAAGCGGGCGCAAAAGCCGCGCCTGACGGGTATCAGCGCGGCCCATATCCTCAAGCGCAACCCGATCGGGAATGGCTCTGCGCCGGTGATCCGCAGGACTGTCTTTGACGATATCGCGTACCGGCCAAAACACGAAATGATGCGCGATTGGTTTTTCGATGAAACCTTTCGGCAATCGGAAGATATCGAATGCTGGTTGCGCATTGCCCTGACAACCGGGTGGCGGTTCGAAGGGGTAGGGGGGCTTTTGACCCGCTACCGGATTAACCAGGGCGGCTTATCCGCCGGAACCGATAAGCAGCTTGCAGCCTGGGAACGGATGATCAAGAAATTGACACCGCTGGCGCCAGCTCTGTTCGCAGAACACGCACCGATCGCGCGCGCCTACCAGCACCGTTACCTATGCCGGCGTGCAATCAGCGATATGGATGTGGGCAAGGCAAAATTCTGGGCTGCCGCATGGCTGAAGACATCGAAACGGACATTTATCGAAGAGCCTCGGAAGTCGTTGGAAACGCTGCTAGCCTTAGGCGCGATGCGGATCATCGGGCCAAATACGCTGCGCGGTCTGTCCGCCTTGCGCCAGGTGCAGTCATGA
- a CDS encoding polysaccharide biosynthesis/export family protein, with protein MRLRPYFSIFAAAVLSSCASYDVPDNLEPVDAGDGYQAQYRAIDVTRSNAQFLRSATINARKCLPLRGGIEAQQNGGKGGGLAAIALKGERLTRNDLVDIRVGDDETFNGDYVISRDGTLKLPFLRPITAQGRTTDEIEDEIARQLLDDDFYADRPRISVRVADFASVTIGVAGAVFEPRSVEIGGVPGDQTDGRRQDALGASTEGRNLSAALRAAGGVRPDADISAVEVRRGATKYTLDMRGVFEGQNVVDIMLLTGDEISVPSRQCFQEDLMRPTPISPPGISLFLSNLTQPATDNASSAIGRSVREVPYGTRYLQAVIDSNCVGGARGSSADRSSVLFSRNPVTGVSVVIERDIEDLLRRADRDDFDPYLLPGDALACYDSAITNVTEISRVVGVVGAAVLLGQ; from the coding sequence ATGCGCTTGCGTCCATATTTTTCGATTTTCGCCGCCGCAGTGCTGAGCAGTTGTGCAAGCTATGACGTGCCCGATAATTTAGAGCCCGTTGATGCGGGCGATGGATATCAAGCCCAGTACCGCGCCATAGATGTCACGCGCAGCAACGCCCAATTTCTACGATCTGCGACGATCAACGCGCGCAAATGCCTGCCGCTGCGCGGCGGGATTGAGGCCCAACAAAATGGCGGCAAAGGCGGTGGGCTGGCCGCAATCGCGCTGAAAGGCGAGCGGCTGACCCGCAACGATCTGGTTGATATCCGCGTCGGCGATGATGAGACATTCAATGGCGATTATGTCATTTCGCGGGATGGGACTTTAAAGTTGCCATTCCTGCGCCCGATCACGGCCCAAGGGCGCACCACCGATGAAATCGAAGATGAGATCGCCCGGCAATTGCTGGATGATGATTTTTACGCAGATCGTCCGCGTATATCTGTCCGTGTTGCCGATTTTGCATCCGTTACCATCGGCGTGGCTGGCGCGGTGTTTGAACCCCGCTCTGTCGAAATCGGCGGCGTGCCCGGGGATCAAACGGATGGCCGGCGCCAAGATGCGCTTGGCGCATCGACCGAAGGGCGTAATTTGTCGGCCGCCTTACGCGCCGCGGGCGGGGTGCGGCCTGATGCCGATATTTCCGCAGTTGAGGTCCGGCGCGGCGCCACAAAATACACATTGGATATGCGCGGCGTGTTCGAAGGGCAAAATGTTGTCGATATCATGCTGCTGACCGGGGATGAGATTTCGGTCCCCAGCCGTCAGTGTTTCCAAGAAGATCTGATGCGGCCGACCCCAATCAGCCCGCCTGGGATTAGCCTGTTTTTGTCCAATCTGACCCAACCTGCCACCGATAACGCCTCTTCCGCGATTGGGCGCAGCGTGCGCGAGGTGCCTTATGGCACCCGCTATCTGCAGGCTGTAATCGACAGCAATTGCGTTGGCGGGGCACGCGGCTCTAGCGCGGATCGTTCATCGGTACTGTTTTCGCGCAACCCGGTAACAGGCGTTTCTGTGGTGATTGAACGCGATATCGAAGATCTTTTGCGGCGCGCGGACCGTGATGATTTTGACCCCTATCTGCTGCCCGGCGACGCGCTGGCCTGTTATGATAGTGCAATCACCAATGTTACAGAAATCAGCCGCGTTGTCGGCGTGGTCGGGGCGGCGGTTTTGCTTGGCCAATAA
- a CDS encoding molybdopterin-dependent oxidoreductase, whose translation MTSFIKMLGLIAALASPVASHAETLAMPETEVILTVSGAISHSNIDGTAQFDMQMLTDLDGTAFETTTIWTDGVQVFEGVALDVLMDQLGVTEGTILATAINDYTVEIPVSDAVEGGPMVAYKVNGDTMSVRDKGPLWVVYPYDGNADYRSEVIYARSIWQLDRMEIVE comes from the coding sequence ATGACGTCTTTCATCAAAATGCTCGGCCTGATCGCTGCATTGGCCAGTCCGGTAGCAAGCCATGCAGAAACGCTGGCGATGCCTGAAACTGAAGTCATTTTAACGGTCAGCGGCGCCATATCGCACAGCAATATCGATGGGACGGCCCAGTTTGATATGCAAATGCTGACCGATTTGGATGGCACAGCCTTCGAAACCACAACGATTTGGACGGATGGGGTGCAGGTATTTGAAGGTGTTGCGCTCGATGTGTTGATGGATCAGCTCGGGGTCACAGAAGGCACTATTCTGGCGACAGCAATTAACGACTACACGGTTGAAATCCCTGTATCAGACGCTGTCGAAGGCGGGCCGATGGTTGCCTATAAGGTAAACGGCGACACGATGTCAGTGCGTGACAAAGGACCGCTTTGGGTGGTTTACCCTTATGACGGCAACGCGGATTACCGGTCTGAGGTGATTTATGCGCGAAGTATCTGGCAACTCGACCGTATGGAGATCGTCGAATAA
- a CDS encoding WecB/TagA/CpsF family glycosyltransferase gives MQHSKIEFGQATPIETRTGTKTTYLPSLGLTLVDARQTAAIDALLGPGRRTAFFMNAHCCNLMAADAKYAQAVRRADVLLPDGIGVKLAGMMTGDTLAANLNGTDLVPALLAQAADMGKSVYLFGGTPGTAKVAAATLTTSIPHLQVAGTRDGFVGALDPQLVIADINASGADIVIVAMGVPMQEMWIDRYANQLNASLCLGVGAALDFLAGNVSRAPKVVQNANMEWVWRLAQEPKRLAKRYLVGNFTFLARAASKAIAHTPKQHIATRIMDVAISSLALVALAPVFAATAIAIRMESDGPALFQQTRIGKNGARFTMLKFRSMYQDAEARQAEVNAASDREGVCFKARKDPRITRVGRFIRRTSIDELPQIINVLRGEMSIVGPRPALPKEVAQYPTRAFGRLAVKPGITGIWQVSGRADVGFNEMVEMDLAYASSRTVMLDLILILLTFRAVVSGRGAY, from the coding sequence ATGCAACATTCGAAAATTGAATTTGGCCAGGCCACACCGATCGAAACACGTACAGGTACGAAAACAACTTATCTTCCGTCGTTGGGCCTGACATTGGTGGATGCGAGGCAGACCGCCGCTATCGACGCACTTCTTGGTCCTGGACGGCGCACCGCCTTTTTCATGAATGCCCATTGCTGCAACCTGATGGCTGCAGACGCCAAATATGCTCAGGCCGTTCGCCGGGCCGATGTGCTTCTGCCCGATGGGATCGGTGTAAAGCTGGCAGGCATGATGACAGGCGACACATTGGCTGCGAACCTCAACGGCACTGATCTGGTGCCGGCGTTGTTGGCCCAAGCCGCTGATATGGGCAAGTCGGTCTATCTGTTCGGGGGCACACCTGGCACTGCAAAAGTTGCGGCTGCGACGCTCACAACATCGATTCCGCATCTCCAAGTTGCTGGGACACGCGACGGCTTTGTTGGGGCGCTTGATCCACAGTTGGTCATCGCAGACATCAATGCCAGCGGGGCTGACATTGTTATCGTGGCGATGGGCGTGCCGATGCAGGAAATGTGGATCGACCGCTATGCCAACCAGCTTAATGCATCTTTGTGCCTAGGCGTCGGCGCCGCACTGGACTTTCTTGCTGGCAATGTTTCGCGTGCACCCAAAGTTGTACAAAACGCAAACATGGAATGGGTCTGGCGCCTTGCGCAAGAACCAAAGCGCTTGGCCAAACGTTATCTTGTTGGCAATTTCACGTTCCTTGCGCGGGCTGCATCGAAGGCCATTGCGCATACACCAAAACAACATATCGCAACGCGGATCATGGATGTTGCGATCTCGTCACTGGCATTGGTTGCCCTTGCCCCGGTCTTTGCGGCCACGGCCATTGCCATCCGGATGGAATCGGACGGTCCGGCGCTGTTTCAGCAAACCCGGATCGGCAAGAACGGCGCGCGTTTCACCATGCTGAAGTTCCGCTCGATGTATCAGGATGCCGAAGCGCGCCAGGCCGAGGTGAATGCCGCGTCTGATCGTGAAGGTGTTTGCTTTAAAGCGCGTAAGGATCCACGGATCACGCGTGTGGGTCGTTTTATTCGCCGCACATCAATCGATGAACTGCCGCAAATCATCAACGTCTTGCGCGGCGAGATGTCGATTGTCGGTCCTCGGCCTGCGCTTCCCAAAGAGGTGGCCCAATATCCGACCCGCGCGTTTGGTCGGCTGGCCGTCAAGCCGGGTATCACCGGTATCTGGCAGGTCTCTGGCCGCGCGGATGTGGGCTTTAACGAAATGGTCGAAATGGATTTGGCCTATGCCAGTTCGCGGACTGTCATGCTCGACCTCATTCTCATTCTTCTGACATTTCGCGCCGTTGTCTCTGGTCGCGGCGCTTACTGA
- a CDS encoding UTP--glucose-1-phosphate uridylyltransferase yields MTHIRKAVFPVAGMGTRFLPATKSIPKEMLPLVDRPLIQYAIDEARQAGIEEFLFVTAAGKGALEDYFDTAATLEERLKKSGKTKALDALAPTRMPEGALTFIRQSQPKGLGHAVKLAQRVIGDEPFAVLLPDDVIRAPQGALAQMVAAHAQTGGHMVATMNVPRADTGSYGVLDVETETGKFATARGLVEKPRPDIAPSTLAVVGRYILEPSIFDRLACQGPGAGGEIQLTDAINADVARAGVTGFRFDGQRFDCGSVQGFVQATTSFALDRPELRAEYESFLRGHQTTVDAVA; encoded by the coding sequence ATGACACATATTCGCAAAGCCGTCTTCCCTGTCGCAGGCATGGGCACACGTTTTCTTCCAGCAACCAAATCGATCCCGAAAGAAATGCTGCCTCTTGTTGACCGCCCGCTGATCCAATACGCGATTGATGAAGCGCGGCAGGCTGGCATCGAAGAGTTTCTCTTTGTGACCGCCGCAGGGAAGGGCGCACTTGAAGACTATTTTGACACCGCTGCGACCCTTGAAGAAAGGCTGAAAAAAAGCGGCAAGACAAAAGCACTTGATGCCTTGGCGCCGACCCGAATGCCCGAAGGCGCGCTGACCTTCATTCGCCAAAGCCAGCCCAAGGGGTTGGGTCATGCGGTAAAACTGGCGCAGCGCGTTATCGGGGACGAACCCTTTGCCGTCCTGCTGCCGGATGATGTGATCCGCGCGCCGCAAGGTGCGTTGGCACAAATGGTCGCGGCGCATGCCCAAACAGGCGGCCACATGGTCGCGACGATGAATGTACCGCGTGCCGATACCGGGTCCTACGGTGTGCTGGATGTCGAAACCGAGACCGGCAAATTCGCCACAGCACGCGGTTTGGTCGAAAAGCCGCGCCCGGATATCGCGCCATCGACACTCGCCGTTGTGGGGCGGTATATTCTTGAGCCTTCGATTTTTGATCGTTTGGCTTGTCAGGGCCCCGGTGCAGGCGGCGAAATTCAGTTGACGGACGCAATCAACGCCGACGTGGCGCGTGCAGGTGTCACGGGTTTCCGGTTCGACGGTCAGCGCTTTGATTGCGGGTCAGTGCAAGGTTTCGTGCAAGCAACAACATCCTTTGCATTGGATCGGCCCGAGTTGCGGGCAGAATATGAAAGTTTCCTCAGGGGGCATCAAACAACCGTGGATGCGGTTGCGTGA
- a CDS encoding glycosyltransferase has protein sequence MIGQPKPKVAHLIDDTTAGGVMRVLDHLTTSSDLAEDADHRILKVKRGRIMLRRIKANMIVSHLSISWRTLPALLALRLAHPFAKIVHVEHSYTGGFVEHNVQSTGRFYLLLRLGFWLFDKVIAVSKGQADWLQKMQLVKPAKLTVIRSYVDLSPFEKIARPKGPIRHFGAIGRLDRQKGFDVIIQAFRTVENPELRLSIYGEGPEETALRQLAGDDPRIVFEGFASHPVAPYAEVDAVVMPSRWEAYGLVAIETLASGRKLVCSGIDGLIDHAGLGADYVEQNKVCDWATKIQDTVESRSCPVIGDPKAGLASESQAGWKNSIKCL, from the coding sequence ATGATTGGGCAACCAAAGCCCAAAGTCGCGCATCTGATCGATGATACGACAGCTGGCGGCGTTATGCGGGTGCTTGATCATCTGACCACATCATCAGATCTGGCAGAAGACGCAGATCATCGGATATTGAAAGTCAAACGCGGCCGGATCATGTTGCGCCGGATCAAGGCAAATATGATCGTCTCGCATCTGTCGATCAGTTGGCGCACATTGCCCGCGCTTTTGGCGCTGAGGCTGGCCCATCCATTTGCAAAGATTGTGCATGTAGAACACAGTTATACCGGCGGCTTTGTAGAACATAATGTGCAGTCCACGGGGCGATTTTATCTGCTTTTGCGGCTGGGTTTTTGGCTGTTTGACAAAGTGATTGCCGTGAGCAAAGGACAAGCCGACTGGCTTCAAAAGATGCAGCTGGTCAAACCCGCGAAGCTGACAGTCATCCGCTCCTATGTTGATCTTTCGCCATTTGAAAAGATCGCGCGTCCGAAGGGACCGATCCGGCATTTCGGAGCGATCGGACGGCTTGACCGGCAAAAAGGATTTGATGTGATCATTCAGGCGTTTCGTACAGTTGAAAACCCAGAACTCAGACTCTCGATCTATGGTGAAGGGCCGGAAGAGACAGCCTTGCGGCAACTGGCTGGGGATGATCCGAGGATCGTCTTTGAAGGTTTCGCATCTCATCCGGTTGCGCCTTATGCCGAAGTCGATGCTGTTGTGATGCCATCACGCTGGGAAGCCTACGGTCTGGTTGCGATCGAAACGCTCGCATCTGGACGGAAACTTGTCTGTAGCGGCATTGACGGCCTGATCGACCACGCTGGACTAGGTGCCGACTACGTTGAACAGAATAAGGTGTGTGATTGGGCTACAAAGATTCAGGACACAGTCGAAAGCCGATCGTGTCCCGTAATCGGGGATCCCAAGGCCGGCCTTGCATCCGAAAGCCAAGCTGGTTGGAAAAACAGCATTAAGTGTCTGTGA